The proteins below come from a single Trichocoleus sp. genomic window:
- a CDS encoding photosystem II q(b) protein codes for LNRANLGMEVMHERNAHNFPLDLAAGEATPVALTAPAING; via the coding sequence GTTGAACCGGGCGAACCTGGGGATGGAAGTGATGCATGAGCGGAATGCGCACAACTTCCCGCTTGACCTGGCTGCAGGTGAAGCTACGCCTGTTGCTCTGACTGCTCCTG